In the genome of Myripristis murdjan chromosome 21, fMyrMur1.1, whole genome shotgun sequence, the window AATGTGTTTTTGACTGTTACCTTTTACCCACAGGTTtaactcacacatgcacacgcaaacacacctAACTAAgatctcctctgcctcccagaTGAGACCAGCCCGTCAAACGTGTGGGACTGTAAGAACCGAGGGGTGAACGGCACCCAGAAGGGACAGATCGTTTGGAGGCTGGAAGCCGGGCCCTACTTTATGGAGCGTAAGTTACCCAAGGCAAGGGACGTTAATGGAGACGCAGGGCTGAGAGTCACATCTGAAGATGGGACAAAAAGTACAGTTTCATCCCAAAACAGAAGAGCCTTGTTttttagaggattttttttaaaacaagaaaaaaagaaaagaaagaacatattctatatcatttcatttttcaaaaatcgGATGTTTGATTGGCAAATGGTTTTCAAAAATCAGCAATCATTTTATACcttgatgagaaaaaaactctttttaTAGCAGTATTCAAAGTCAATAATTCTTTAGTATGCCATGATTCACTTAAAGTACTTGTGTCACAGTAATTATATGGTAACagtaatattgataataattaATATTGTGAAATTATACAATACATGAGtgtcaataaatcattttatatgTGTATTAGAGTTGAAGAGATGGTTACATGGCTATCCAAAACTTAATGCTtaaaaaaatttacatttacaccATATTATTACAGCTCTGTAGGCAACAACAGGAAGTCAGAGAATGACTGCAGTGTCTTAGCGGTCTCCATATCCCATAATATCTCACtgcttcctctccagctgagaCCAAGGTCTGTTTCAAGTACTACCATGGAGTGAGTGGAGCCCTGAGAGCTACGACCCCCTGCATTACCGTGAAGAATCCAGGagtcctggtgtgtgtgtgtgtgtgtgtgtgtgtgtgtgtgtgtgtgtgtgtgtgtgtgtgtgtgtgcacctgcatgTGTGGTTGCAGACACTGTGAGAATCAACGTGAGTTTTAAACTTTCAGAGAGGTTGTAGACTAGTAGTGGAGCAATAATAACTTTGCACCAGTTtacattaaatatattaaatacatGACAGTCTTGTCACTGTGCATCCTCTTCATAGCACTGTGATGTATTTACTAGTTTACTAATACATACAATGGGATAGTTAACCATCCCTTTGTATGCCTAAATGtgcctttctctcccctgctcGCCTCTTGTGCAACTAACTTATGTGTCttatttccacacacacaaacaaaaaaatgactaaGTTCACACTCACCGTACCGACAGTGTATGAAAGGTAGAATAGACTTTAGTTTTTGCGGTTGATCCTTCACTGTTATTGGTTAAAATACTAAGGTAGAGGGAAGCCACTGCACAATGGAAAAAAGACAAGTATTTACTACAGCCTTCAAATATGCACCTTTCACAGCATTTACAGGCTTTTCAGACACAAACATCAAGGCTCAGTGTATGTGCTGACCACATGCAATGCATTTTGAGTATGCACTCTTCCTCAGGCTGAGGAAGAAACGACTGTAAAGACTGTGAAAAGTGCATATttgaaggaaataaataaatacctgtctttttttttcaattatacAGTACATTGGCTTtcctttcaaatgtttttcatacTGTGGATTTTTGGCCTGTTTGGGAAgcctgttttacattttattgtgtgcTGCTCAATTATAAGTAACTTTACTGATGTAAAATCTGCTAATGTACTCAGAGTGAAAGATGCAGTTTTTGGCATGATTGTTACATGTAGCTCATGCAGTGCTGAAAGAACAAGAGGAGTTCATTAGCCTATAATGCTGATATATACTGATTTGTTAAAAGGAATCTGGTAGCGTTTTGGGTAAAATGTCCCTTTTCTGACTTAGGTTAAAATCTGACTTAAAATGAGGTCTTAAGCCAAAGCATACTCCAGTAAAAGTCTTCAAAGACTACTGTAAAAAGTACAAATAGGCAAAAAGCTTCTCAGTTACAGTGATGGGAAGAAAATATAATTCACATATAATTCAACACTAATCTAAGGAATTAGGATTCGAGTTTGGGGTAGTTTTTCCACTCCTTTCGAGTTAGAGAAAGATGTAGTCAATGGAAAGCCCTCAGAAATACACTAAGACcaatacatttgtgtgtttgtatgtgagaTGCCTCTTTCAGTCTtcgtttttctgtctgtttctggtgtgtaaatCCTAAAGGTCATCTCTCCTTGGTCCTCAGGTAGAAGGGCTGACAGAGCAGGTGGGCATCGACCATCCTCGAAAACTGATCAGCTTCACTCTGACAGGTGAGGCGAGAGCTGGGCAGCGTGCTCTCAGGAGTGTGTGAGAAATGTGTATGTCctgtattgtttgtgtgtgtgagaaagataTCACGTCAGATACGGTagaccaaatgtgtgtgtgtgtgtgtgtgtgtgtgtgtgtgtgagagagagagagacagagagagaatgtgtgccATGTTTGTAAGATACCACAGCACATATCCACTTTACATCCAGATAGAGTTGAGACTCTGTGTATTATCGTTTGAACATTTCAAACATTGACAGATGtgatacatatttacatatttcagCTGCTTACTGAGAGGTTCCTGTAATCAGCTTCAGGGCCAAATCACAGCAAATCTTGTAGCCGAGTTGATAAGTTTAACGAggctctcacacacaacacagactgGGGCTGATTTAGTTTTAAGCAGATCGCTTCTTTACTTTTGACATCCAGTGCTTTTAGTGAACAAGCAGGGCCACATTTAAAGAGCTGTTCTCTCGGTAGTGGAATTTTTGGAATATCGTGGCGTTAAGAGAGGGGTGTTCTAGGCTGGGAAGTCAGGAAATTAGATGATTTTTTATGGGAAAGCTGGGGAATATCAGGAGTGTGGTCCCCTGTCTCTGTTCTTCTCAAGACTTAGAAGATTGGTACAGTTGTTTTTTGGAGGGGGTTTATTAGGCTTGAACTTGAGTTTGAACTTGAAAATGGGTCACTTTATAGGAATATACCAGAATGCATTTTTACAGCTTGCCTCAAACATTCAGTGTATTAGCTGGTGGCTTTCAGATCTTCTCCAAATCAAGCCCAAACtaaacaaactgcacacaggAGCCTGTTTAATACGCAGCTGCTCTCATGTTCAGAGAGATTTATGGTGGTCAGCAGGATCAAACTTTCAGAGTTTAGAGAGTGTGGTGCcaggaaaggggagagagaaggggaactGCGTGTCAAAGGTCCCAGGCCTCATTTGAAACCAGAATTCTGCTGTTACATGTTATGCACCTTCGCCAACTGAGCCACAAGGACATCTGGGTGACCCTTATTGATTTATCTGCTAGGGATACACTTTTCTGGCCTTTGGCGCTTGGCGGGTCTTAATTTAGGACCCTGGTTTTACATGCTCACAGCTCAGAGCTTAGGGTGAAGttccttgctcaagggcatcttAGCAATAGTTTTTGAGAGAACAATAGTTACTCACTCCCACTGCCCAGATTGTTCAGCTCTCGTGTCACAGGCTCCTTCCTCTAATCTTGCGGCTGCTTCATCACAGATCTCCGTGCCACTGGGCTGAAGAAGGGCATGTTTTTCAATCCGGACCCATACCTGAAGATGTCTATCCACCCAGGGAAGAGGAGCGTCTTCCCCACCTTCAGCCACCATGGACAGGAACGACGATCTGCCATCATCGCTAACACCACCAACCCCGTCTGGCACGGAGAGGTGATTACATGTGCAGCTTATGTGCAGTATTGATAAAATAATATCTTGAAAATGTGCTAATTCTATTCCTACATCTCCACAGAAATATACTTTTGTAGCGCTAATGACAGACATCCTGTACATTGAGGTAAAAGacaaatttgcaaaaagtcGACCGATCATCAAACGCTTCCTGGGTCAGCTCACTATCCCTGTGCAGCGGCTTATTGAAAAAATACCTGGGTaggtgacaaacacacacatttttatggcATGCTTATGTTTGATATGTCCAAAGTCAGAAGCACACACAAGATCACAGATGGTTTGATGCTTGCATATTTGCCTGGTTGTCCAGAGTCCAGCCAGTAAGCTTTTCCCTGTGTCGGCGACTGCCCACTGAACATGTGAGCGGCCAGTTGCAGTTCAGAGTGGAGCTCACCTCAACAGGGCCTGATGGTGAGTGTATCTTTGAAATCCACTTGGTAGAacttcaaaaatgtgttatCTATGCCTCTATATATGCAGGATGTGTACACGTGatgtgttttgtgctttttgtcttttctatcTCTGGTTTCTTTTTGGAAACATTCACATGACATCCTTAATGCCCAATTCTGATTTTTTGGAACAAAGGAGCATTTCTCTCTTGCTTTGTTTGTCTCTTTATAATGTGCCAAAAATCAAGCCGATAAAGACACAGACGCCTGTATTCCAGTAATTAATGCGAAAGCATGTCTCAAAGCAACGGCTTCAGCGCCATCATTGTTTTTGCTCACatctcatttttctgtctgaacTGCTTTgattcatgtttgaaaaatgacacatcCAAAGCCAGGATGAACAGACCTCAACCGTGAAACAATTCGTATGAGCAAATGAACAGCAAATGTCATATTTGTGAGACGCTACATCATGGAACCTGGTAAAATTGCGGTCCAAATGTTAACTTTAAGATGATAACTCACTCTCTCCATTGACTTCCATTGTTGTTGCTATCGTCCATCTTTATATGAAGAGGGCCAGCACAGGACAGTGATCTGAGCTGTGGGATTTGAGGTTGAAAAAGACAGATGAATTCCAGTTTGACCATCCAGACTCAGGTGGCATCATCATGCATCATTCATCAGATCTTGGACCACATACAAATGTGCctcaaaaaagaagaaaaaatccaGATTCCATGTGTTTTTGGCCCTCACATTGCTCTGAAAATATCAAGTCTTTTCTCCATGCAGGCACAGAGATTGGATTTGGGCCACTTCCACCTGTGGTGCGAACATCGCCTTTGACAAACTGTCTCCCTGTTGTCTATAGGTGCCTCTCCTGATTCTATCATTGGGATTTCGTCCTTGAATGGAGCTCCAGGGACTCCGTCAGATGACGAGGATCTGCCCCATCACCTTCCAGGGGTGGTCTCTGCGGGCCCCTCCCCTACAGGCTCCCAGGGCTCCCAGGGCATGTGGGAAGGAGGGGCCACAGCCTACCCAGAGAAGGACCCAACTGTTCTTGGGGCTGAGGGAAGACTCACGGAGGGCGAAAGCCTCTCACTTCATGAATCGCTCCAGAAGTCACTCAGTGAGGGCCTGGATGCTATTGAAGCCCCTAAGGGCCCTGGCGAGAGACCCCTGGGTGCTGCCTCACCCAAACTGCGCTCCAGTTTCCCCACGCACACACGTCTCAGTGCCATGTTGCACATCGActcagatgaggatgaggagaggtCGGGAGCACATGACATCACTCCGGTTCCAGGGTCGCCGCTGTTGGTGAACGGAGACCCCCCAGAGGTTGGCATTCCTGAAGAAGAAGACCCATTTCCTGAGCTTCAGCAGGAGCCCGAGCAGCTAGAGCAGTCAGTGTTGGTGGAGGAGCCTGAGGGTGCAGCGAGGGAAGAAGGGCCCCCTGAGACGGAGGTGGCCCCGGAGTTGGAGGCAATACAAGACTTGGAAGATGCTTCAGAACCGGATGTCTTCTCTGAAGTGGAAGAAGTACCTTTCACAGAGGCCGTGTCCCATACTGCTGTGCCAGAGGGTGCAGAGACACATGAGGAGGGAAGGGTGCCAGGCGAGGACCCCTCATCAGAGGTTGACACCTGCTCCATGGCAACAGCCCCACAGACGGTCTTCTCTTCGTCAGAAAGCTGCCCAATCACAATGACCACTGCTGTGGTGAGTTCGGTATCATGAGCATCACCATAGATCCATTATTCATGTGATGTACCCAATGAGCTTGCACAGCCTGTAACCTGTAACTAGAATTATAGCATATCATTTACTTTTTGCTCTGTGGGATATTTtgcaggaggctgaggagggagCAGAGGCGGCAATAGATCCAGGGGGAGAGGTGATTTCTGACACCCCACCGACCAATCAAGTTGTAGACGATGAGGGCGGTGGGCAAACCGCAACCAATGAGGCTGAAGCAGAGGCTCCCCCAGCCAATGGGCAGGAACCAGTGGAGCTGATCGCTGAGAGGAGGCAGAGCTTGCAGGCCGCAGGGGGCGTGGCTGAAGAACAGGAAGGGGAGGAGCCAAAGCCGTCTGAAGAAGCAGCATCTACAGATTCAAAGCAAGTAACCACGGAcacagatggagaggaaggTATTTAATCTAACTTGGTGTAACTTGGTGTTCACTTCCAGTAGTTGAAAATTTCatatctccaaaaaaaaaaaaaaaaaaaaaaaaacaatttctggGTTTTCTTTTGGTTTGATGGCCCATAAGCGCCTAAAGCTGCTCAGTCAAGAAGTCACATCAATTCAAGACATGTAAATTTGAGTTAAGATATAACAATTAAAACaatcacattattttttggtttaatGTCATATATTTTGCTCTTATTAAAACAACAGTTCTCTCAATTTCTCGTGCCCAGGTACACAGATCAATGGTCATCCTGTGCGTTCACTTCCCTCTGTGCGCCATGACATCCACCGGTATCAGCGTGTGGACGAGCCCCTACCtcccagtgagtgtgtgtgtctgcatgcgcTATATTGTTTGTCTCCatctagtgtgtgtgcatgtcactgtctgtgtgtagcaggatgtctgtgtttacacatgtttgtgttactgtgcatatttgtctgtgtgggttttttaTTGTGTACATACAGCTATTTACACAGTAGATATATATTTAGTTAACTCCtacatattattatattattgtgcatgtgttttagaGTGACAGCCATGCAAAATATCATGgtaatattattaatatgacAAATAGAGGATAAATGGCAGGTTAAATGATGCATAACTTACTTCATCACACAGCGCTATAGAATACtcaatgctgattggtcagttgcAGCACTGTGTGGTTATTCCTGAATAGTGACCACTAAACTTTATTGGTCATTGCCATGGGAAACCAGTTTATTTGCTACATGGCTGTGCTTAGTTTTGTGGAGCTTTTGAACTAAGTCTAAAAGttgtaaaataatttaaatcagTATTTCATGTTAGTTTATTAATTTTGTAGGCAAGCAGCCATGTCGTAAGTGGTATAAAGTACAGCCAGCCAGTCATTATTGTAAAATAGACAttgacagggtgaacagggttTTATATTGCTTTAGTGGAGCAATGCCTTAAGTAAAAGACATAAAGTTTTAATTGCCTAAATGAGCTGTTGTGCAATGTAGTCCCAACAAGCCAATGGACACGCCTAACATCAACCCCAAATCCACCTAAAGCATGTCTTTTCCAGTGCATTGATTTCTCCCTCTGGAACATGGTGGtgaaaaatgtcagtgaaaatTACAAGGAAGTACAAGAAAATCAGGCCTCCCTTGTACAGTTTTGATGCTGCCTGGACTCTTGCTTCAGCACTTCCTGTGTAATCTTTGCCGGCCAGCTGCACCTGCCCGTCtacatatttttctgtaaaagtAGTTTCAAGATAAATATGGCTAAGtatataagtaagtaagtaaataaataaataataactttttAAGTGAAATGTTGTAGGGCCCCTTTAAATATGAGATGCTACAGTAAATGAATTTATCTAAAGCAGTGAAAGTTATCAGGtttaaactgaaaattaaacatCTCATTACAATATCAATGTTTTAAAGACATGCTTCGGGTACTTTTTGGGGTTTATAGTTGGTGTCTATTGGTTTTGTAGGGCTTTTAATTGAAGAGCAGCACCCTGGCAAACAAGATACATGTCACTCGATGGTAGTGCAACTGATAAGCAATTAATTATTTGGTAACAATCAACTGGTATTATAAAAAAGATGGGAAATTAGGGTCCAGGTCAAAAACAGTCAGAGTCATGCTtgaagtgtgttgttgtgtttattcaTCATTAATTGTTTGCATGTCGTGACATTCATTCCTCCAGCCCAGGTGGACTAAACGCTAAATGTCATTTATTGCGTCACAGACTGGGAGGCTCGGATCGATAGCCACGGGAGGATCTTCTTCGTGGATCATGTGAACAGGACCACCACGTGGCAGCGTCCCACGGGACCCCCTGCCCCACAGGGCCTGACTCGATCCAACTCCAtccagcagatggagcagctcAACCGCAGGTGAGCTTtcgtaaatacattttttttgtgtaggtgcacacataaaaaaaaaaaagtttcaaaaaaaggcacttttacacacaaaagAAGGAGAATATCTGCTATCTGATATCTGAGAGCTGCATTTTCTTCTAATTGATTCCTTTTGCGTTGACAttccctttatttttattattttatttcagaatgtgaatttctctttgtttctctttaacTTGAGTTTTTGGAACTCGTGTAGCTTTACCCAGACTCCTTTCATTGTTGATTCAATGGGAAAACCTCTATATGAATAGCCTCACTCTGTGGTAACTGTGTCCCTGCCCTCTCTCTTAGGTACCAGAGCATCAGGAGGACCATAACCAACAGCGATCGGTCAGAGGAAAGCCCAGTGGACCTGCTGACTGAACCTCCTGACAGCGAGCTGCTGCCCCACTCCATCCCTGGTCAGTTCCGGCTGTGGTGTTATAGACAGAGTCATACCTCAGCCCATACTGTGTCACAGATAATGCCAGCCTGAAAAGCCTACTATTTGACAAACATGCCTTAATGCCTTAATATAACTAATGTGTAGAGTTTATTTCATATCacttcctccaaatattgagtTCTTCATTTTATGAGAAAACTATTTAAATCTATGTGCCACAGGCTTAGCATAAACCGATATTAATTATGGAAAGATGATGAAGACAAAATTTTCGTGCAGCTTTGGTTTGCCTTTGTCACAAGATTAaagatatgtatgtgtgtgtgtgtgtgtgtgtgtgtgtttatcctgtTGCAGAATACCGGCGAGAAAGCGCGGTCGGTCACTCCAGTACCCGctctcgtctctctctgctgctccagtcGCCCAGCGCCAAGTTCCTGTGCAGCCCCGACTTCTTCACCGTGCTGCATTCTAACCCTGTCAGTCTCACGCCTCCTCGCTCACCTCTGACACCAGCTGTGGTGGTTTATATGAACAGACATAGTCCTAATCTCAAAATCGCATCTGCCAAACGAGAAATTTAGCCGTCTAGTTTGCCCTGAAACTCCGAGAGTGTCTGAAAACATTACTGGTGTCTGACAAATGCACTGCTGGACTCTTTACCAGCTTAACGTACTGAATGATATTGTTCACTGAGCAGCAACATGTCATCATTGCAGTCTAACATACTGCCAGTATGACAGCTGACAGCATGTAGCAGGGATCACATGCAGTTTTTTTAAAGTCCACAACTGACTTTCAAATCTCAGTTTAATCAAAATGCAAAGGCAGCGAGTGACAGTTTGAACACTTCAACTAATTGGCCACGTCATGAAGTGGCAAACGTTCAGCTGTTTTGTTCAAGATTGGACAAAAGTGTTTTCCAGCTCCATTTGCTCAGTAACAATAGCCAAGAAACACTGAACTTAAAAATCACATATTATccaatgttcatgttttttttttttttaattaattcatagTTTTCGTTGGTTGTTCTGCTATAGCTCAGGATAACAGCTATGTTGTTATTTGGCAAATAAATATACTTTAGTTAAAGGGGTATGTATTGATTGAATTTGAAGATAAAGTCATGAAAACAGCCACTATAATAAACTCTGACTGACAGTTTCATCTCCTCCAAAGGCTGACTAtcttaaaatgaatttaaattaaattagaattGTCTCCATTGAATATCTTTGATATTATATTAGGTATATAAATAGAGGGGAATTTGCATTGATACACTCAGTCCCTTTTAAGTTCTGTGTCACCTAACTGACAAACAAAAGATAGCAGCATTTGGCTCCAAACATTTTTGGTTCACAAAATTTCAACACTGTCCTGTCCAAACTGTCTGTCATGTTAAATGGTGACTGAATTGAAAGTGAATGTACTCCAAACCccatttcctctgtctgtcaccCGTCCCTCTGTGATGACCTCACCTCTGTGCCCCGCAGAGTGCCTACCGCATGTTTACGAGCAACACCTGCCTGAAGCACATGATCAGTAAAGTGCGTCGGGACGCTCATCACTTTGAGCGTTACCAGCACAACCGCGACCTGGTCACCTTCCTCAACATGTTCTCCAACAAGCAGCTGGAGCTTCCCCGAGGCTGGGAGATGAAGCACGACCACActgggaaggtgtgtgtgtgtgtgtgtgtgtgtgtgcttgtctttTACCTCTAACTTTTGACCCCTGACCTTTGACTCCTATCCCAAAAGTCACTCTCAGTTTACCTTGAGTCTGCCTACTACCACAGATGATGATAGCGTGTATgctctgtgtacgtgtgtgtgtgtgtgtgtgtgtgtgtgtgtgtgtgtggggcacaGTTCTTGGTGACTGCAGTCTCTTGAGTTTTGTGCAGCTGGTGGACATTGTTTTCTGTGCTCTGGTTTAATTTCTGTGCTGTAGTACACTGTAAACTGTATGCTTTCTATGCAATACTATACTTTGTGCTTGACTATATACTTTCAACACTGTACAATACTGTATAGCGTACTATACTCCAATCTCACTTTACATGTGCTGTATCTAAAGAAAGAGTTACTTGTGTCAATCTTTTGAAAAGCTTTTGGCTATATCAAGTATTGCACAGCACacatttctgtgtatttgtgatGGAGTGCACATGACCATAGGTGTCTCTGCGTCTCAATCCACAGCCCTTCTTTGTTGACCACAACTGTCGCTCCACGACCTTCATCGACCCCCGGCTCCCCCTCCAGAGCTCTCGCTCCACTGGTCTGCTGGCCCACCGCCAGCACCTGAGCCGCCAGCGCAGCCACAGTGCCGGGGAGGTGAGAGACTAGCCGGCACTGCACCACTCCTCACCTGGAGTCAACTTCACGGCAGACACGGCAGTGCTGGTAGAGGCCAGTTTGAAGGATACGATGCTGAGTTAGTTACTGCATCGCTGGTAAAGGCAAATGGCAATTGGAAATTCTTGTGCAAGGGTTAGGGTTGAGAAGCTCGCAAATGTGACACCAGTTCTAGTCAACATGCAGCAACAAGGGTGCAGGCCAGGGTACAATATAATTACAAATGCTCTAGTTACTGtaatttacaatattttttgcCTTCCTTTTTTAGTACTTTTATGATTCGAGTAGATTACATTGCAACTGATTTTTCAAGTATTTGCAACACAGTCTTCATGGCAATGGTTTGTTTGTGACAATTACATTAAAGTCTCAAAATTAACGTAATGATTTGTTGATGTTGAAAGGCGACATTGAACACCCTTAATGGAGCAGTAAGCCTTTTCCTCTAAGTATTCCACCAGCACATCATTTGGTTGCACCACAGACCTGAGTCAATACATCTGACCTTTAGTGAACATATCTGCTATGGAATCAAAGCGAGAGCTGTTAAATAGTAATAAGGGTCACCAGTGGATTTTTTATTAACATTGCATATTGTACaatactgtattgtattgtcgCCAGTAATGCATCTCTCCCTGCATTGTATGCGTTTCTGGCTTTTGCTATTGCTCTTTGCTATTTGCTGCAACGCATACTTTGAGTCCCCTGCAAAGCTTGGCCCATCCTGTTTAAACACAGTACATATGATTTTCCAGTTTATCATACTGAACCATAGGCAGCTAAATTCTGAAAGCCACTCAGGGTGAAAGGTGAAGGTCCTCTTGGTCTTTTTTAGCCAGCTGTGCCTGTTCCACTGGGTCACACTCAGAGTCTTCTTGCTCTGCTGACTGTTGGTGCTTGAGTGGTTGATGCATGTGCTCACATTAGTTGGCTTGCTACCTGCGATTGTGTCATAATTGCCTGGGACAGAAAAACGGAGAAACACATACTGCCAATGTAGTCCAAAGCAgggtaaaaacaaaataatacacacaaaaaaccaGCCAAAGTATGgtaaagtacttttttttttttttttttttgccatttaaatAATAACAGTTTTCAAAACCCCAATGAGAGTTAAGTGTCACCGGTGCGAcccatggattttttttgtggcacTGGACCAATTTTTAGTTGCATATGCGACCGAACTGGTTGCAGTCTAGAGCCCTGCGGTTACCTAGCTCATGGTCCTTCCAGTAAAATGAACTGCTGACAGAAAAAACATCTAGTGgcttatgtgtttttatcaaaCACTGACAGATTTGGAAAACTTAAGAATTACTTGCAAGACATTTTGCCGGAAGtcaaaagacaaaagcagcTCTGTTGGAAGTCCTTTGTTGTTCATTGGAGTTGCAGATCCTACTTCTCTGCCAGTGCTGGTGTCACATTTTTTGATGTTCCACCaatcttcattttcttttttatttgtaccCTTTTGTAAACTCTCTAGGTAGCCAATAATACACTAATTAAAGTATACCAAAAGGACTAACATAAACCCCTGTAGCTGTAATACATACTCTACATACCTGTCGTACATATAAAAAGGTGGTGATCcaccatgaaaatgaaaaagaagagctaaacatgGCAGTGAACATGGTGGCATCCTTGACAGGTCGACCTTATACAGAGCAAAATATCTTATTAAGTCTAAGTCTGCAAAAACATGTTGAATCATCATCTCATGTGAGTGTATCCtgtttcaaacatgtttgagaATTTTGAGGGCGCTCTAAAAATCACGTGTTGCTCCTTTAAACACAAGTGTATTTCTGTGATCCGAGCTTCAGACGCCCTGGCCACGGTCAGTGCTGAGGTCAGCGTCGGCTGATGACCCGCTCATGGACTGGTCACAGAACTAGGATTCGACCTGAACTTTAGTGCTTACTTGTGCCGCAGGTAGTGGACGACTCTCGCCAAACCAACCCGCCCGTCATGCCCCGCCCCTCCAGCACCTTCAGTGGCTCCAGTCGAAGTCAGTACCAAGATGTGGTGCCTGTGGGTAAgttcaagacacacacacacacacacacacacacacacacacacacacacacacacacacagatatccaCCATACAGACAACTGCACAAAGACATAAATCCAGTATTACCatacacatgagcacacacacacacacacacacacacatacaaaaacacactgatttcCTCCAAATTctctcatcttcttcctccagCCTACAATGACAAGATAGTGGCGTTTCTACGGCAACCCAACATCGTTGAGATACTGCAGGAGAGGCAACCCGAGCTTGCCAGGAACCACTCGCTCAagtacgctctctctctctctctctctctctccctctctctctctctctct includes:
- the hecw2a gene encoding E3 ubiquitin-protein ligase HECW2, with the translated sequence MRPSLATAVLPPRTRSSHNAPNLAVGGREHLSAPRRRSPHLRHTLSPENLRSLAERGGAAVDTASVISQPIGLPRANSDTDLVTSQSRSSLTASTLEYTLNRGQNLVISWDIKEEVDATDWIGLYHIDETSPSNVWDCKNRGVNGTQKGQIVWRLEAGPYFMEPETKVCFKYYHGVSGALRATTPCITVKNPGVLVEGLTEQVGIDHPRKLISFTLTDLRATGLKKGMFFNPDPYLKMSIHPGKRSVFPTFSHHGQERRSAIIANTTNPVWHGEKYTFVALMTDILYIEVKDKFAKSRPIIKRFLGQLTIPVQRLIEKIPGVQPVSFSLCRRLPTEHVSGQLQFRVELTSTGPDGASPDSIIGISSLNGAPGTPSDDEDLPHHLPGVVSAGPSPTGSQGSQGMWEGGATAYPEKDPTVLGAEGRLTEGESLSLHESLQKSLSEGLDAIEAPKGPGERPLGAASPKLRSSFPTHTRLSAMLHIDSDEDEERSGAHDITPVPGSPLLVNGDPPEVGIPEEEDPFPELQQEPEQLEQSVLVEEPEGAAREEGPPETEVAPELEAIQDLEDASEPDVFSEVEEVPFTEAVSHTAVPEGAETHEEGRVPGEDPSSEVDTCSMATAPQTVFSSSESCPITMTTAVEAEEGAEAAIDPGGEVISDTPPTNQVVDDEGGGQTATNEAEAEAPPANGQEPVELIAERRQSLQAAGGVAEEQEGEEPKPSEEAASTDSKQVTTDTDGEEGTQINGHPVRSLPSVRHDIHRYQRVDEPLPPNWEARIDSHGRIFFVDHVNRTTTWQRPTGPPAPQGLTRSNSIQQMEQLNRRYQSIRRTITNSDRSEESPVDLLTEPPDSELLPHSIPEYRRESAVGHSSTRSRLSLLLQSPSAKFLCSPDFFTVLHSNPSAYRMFTSNTCLKHMISKVRRDAHHFERYQHNRDLVTFLNMFSNKQLELPRGWEMKHDHTGKPFFVDHNCRSTTFIDPRLPLQSSRSTGLLAHRQHLSRQRSHSAGEVVDDSRQTNPPVMPRPSSTFSGSSRSQYQDVVPVAYNDKIVAFLRQPNIVEILQERQPELARNHSLKEKVQFIRSEGVTGLARLSSDADLVMLLSLFEEEVMSYVPPHALLHPGYCLSSPQSSPGTQRANARAPAPYKRDFEAKLRNFYRKLETKGYGQGPGKVKLIIRRDHLLEDAFNQIMCYSRKDLQRSKLYVSFVGEEGLDYSGPSREFFFLVSRELFNPYYGLFEYSANDTYTVQISPMSAFVDNHHEWFRFSGRILGLALVHQYLLDAFFTRPFYKGLLRIPCDLSDLEFLDEEFHQSLQWMKDNDIEDMLDLTFTVNEEVFGQITERELKPGGAGIPVSEKNKKEYIERMVKWRIERGVAQQTESLVRGFYEVVDVRLVSVFDARELELVIAGTAEIDLADWRNNTEYRGGYHDNHIVIRWFWAAVERFNNEQRLRLLQFVTGTSSIPYEGFASLRGSNGPRRFCVEKWGKITSLPRAHTCFNRLDLPPYPSFSMLYEKLVTAVEETSTFGLE